One Camelina sativa cultivar DH55 chromosome 3, Cs, whole genome shotgun sequence genomic window carries:
- the LOC104772615 gene encoding uncharacterized protein LOC104772615 codes for MSEIAGDSSSSEETINKPNRERNVSGELGVFEATRYFSDFNEPTTIEYSRIQIQKPSIVTENRQKRVHPETEEQLPKPRVVVTKPQKKEMTSGGGRKLTSFLNSLLRSAGLKKSKSTTEVETPRGERMRRKSCVVTTHVKASSPVSGAGVWRLNARRRSFDEKHVKDLKKSGQKLNVRLCESLCSVERVECGGYESDSSSESDLFELDFAKSNLN; via the coding sequence ATGTCAGAGATCGCCGGAGACTCTTCATCATCTGAAGAGACAATCAATAAACCAAACCGCGAGAGGAATGTCTCTGGCGAACTTGGCGTCTTCGAAGCCACTCGATATTTCTCCGACTTCAACGAACCAACTACGATCGAGTACTCAAGAATCCAAATTCAGAAACCAAGCATTGTTACAGAGAATCGACAGAAGAGAGTACACCCCGAGACAGAGGAGCAGCTCCCGAAACCTAGAGTCGTCGTCACAAAGCcgcagaagaaggagatgacAAGTGGCGGCGGTAGGAAGCTAACTAGTTTCTTGAACTCTCTTCTTCGCTCAGCGGGTCTTAAGAAGTCAAAGTCAACGACGGAGGTAGAGACTCCACGAGGAGAAAGGATGAGGAGGAAGAGCTGCGTGGTGACCACACACGTGAAAGCTTCTTCGCCGGTTTCAGGTGCTGGCGTGTGGCGTTTAAACGCGCGTAGGAGAAGCTTTGATGAGAAACACGTGAAAGATTTAAAGAAGAGTGGTCAGAAGCTAAACGTAAGGCTTTGTGAGAGCCTCTGTTCAGTCGAAAGGGTTGAGTGTGGTGGATACGAGAGTGATTCAAGTTCTGAATCTGATCTTTTTGAGTTAGATTTTGCTAAATCaaaccttaattaa